A section of the Oncorhynchus tshawytscha isolate Ot180627B linkage group LG09, Otsh_v2.0, whole genome shotgun sequence genome encodes:
- the LOC112251997 gene encoding serine-aspartate repeat-containing protein F, translated as MASFKTWLLGLFLALLCTFQTPLAPGVKAQDLPLAPQQDVVADDEGEHAAEVGGDDDDDDDDDDDDGDSKEDDDDDDDDDDDDDDDDDDDDNDDDDDDDDDDDDDDDDDDDNDDDDDDDNDDDDDDDDDDDDDDDDDDDDDDDDDDDDDDDDDNDDNDDDDDDDDDDDDDDDNDDDDDDDDDDGDKDDDDDDDDDKDDDDDDDDDDDDDDDDDDDDHTEADGNNDNDDDVPAAADDNDDNDDDDDDDDDDDDDDEDDDEEEEDDGQLYHKGSLCSYCEYCEHCDTCDKCPCAEGDESKHCDTCQICNFCYVCPVCSTLCQPGGFLDELTGSIYKTVADVFEADK; from the exons ATGGCCTCCTTTAAGACGTGGCTCTTGGGACTGTTCCTAGCCCTGCTCTGCACCTTCCAGACCCCTCTTGCCCCTGGCGTCAAGGCTCAAGACCTGCCGCTGGCCCCCCAACAGGATGTAGTAGCTGATGACGAGGGGGAGCATGCAGCGGAGGTAGGGGGAGATGACGATGATgacgatgacgatgatgatgatgatggggacaGTAAAGAggacgatgatgatgacgatgatgatgatgacgacgatgatgatgacgacgatgatgatgacaatgatgatgatgatgatgacgatgatgacgaCGACGATGATGACGACGATGATGATGACAATGATGACGACGATGATGATGACAATGATGACGACGAtgacgacgatgatgatgatgacgatgatgatgatgatgatgacgacgatGATGATGACGACGACGATGATGATGACGACGATGATGATAACGacgataatgatgatgatgatgatgatgatgatgatgatgatgatgatgatgacaacgatgatgatgatgacgatgatgatgacgacggtgacaaagatgatgatgatgatgacgacgatgacaaagatgatgatgatgatgatgatgatgatgatgatgacgacgatGATGACGACGATGATGACCACACAG AGGCTGACGGTAATAACGACAATGATGATGATGTGCCGGCTGCAGCTGATGATAATGACGATAAtgacgacgatgatgatgatgatgatgacgatgacgacgatgatgaggatgatgatgaagaggaggaagatgacggTCAACTGTATCACAAAGGATCCCTCTGTTCATACTGTGAATACTGTGAG cactgtGACACCTGCGACAAGTGCCCATGTGCAGAGGGAGATGAGTCTAAGCACTGTGACACCTGCCAG ATCTGCAACTTCTGCTACGTGTGTCCCGTTTGCAGCACTCTTTGCCAACCAG GTGGTTTTCTGGACGAGCTGACTGGATCGATCTATAA GACTGTAGCCGACGTCTTCGAAGCTGACAAATAA